CCAGGCCTAAAAAGACTTCTAGTCCAAAACAATACAAGCCAATTCAGTACAAGGCCAGAATGCAAAAACACTTGCATGCAGAAAAAACACAAACAGAGAAGCACGCAAAATGCAAAAACGAAATACGATGGACAAAAATGGTGAGATTTTCCAATAAAGTCAAGCATTCTAGTGAAGGaaactttaaaaaatacttGCATGTAGAAAAAAGCACACAAAatgcaaaaaaatataaatatagaagCACACAAAATGCAAAAAACAAGTTGAAACTCTTCATACAATCAGAATATTATAAACTAGTATAGCAAAATACAATGGACAAAGAGGGTGAACTTTTCAAATAAAGCCAAGCAGTCTAATGAAGGAGATTCTAAGAAACACTTGCATGCAGAAAAACATAAACGTAGAAGCACACAAAATGCAAAAAACAAGTTGAAACTCTTCATACAACCAAAACATTATAAATTATATCCAAATACATGAGcatacaaaatataaaaatacatatatcCATATAGAAGCCCCTCCCTTGGAGTGTATATTTATGGATTCATAATCCCTTCGGAGATGGAGGGGACAATCTACAACAAAAAAGTAAGGACAACTGTAAATACGTAATAAAACAAGTAGACTAAAACCATTGGAGAGGAAGAAAGGTAAGGAAACTTCTCTCCCTAGCAACTCTGAAAGAGttcagttaaaaaataaaaaacaaatgtAGTGAATGGATTCATTTATCCCTAAGAGAGTAACATTGTAGTGTGATTTTCTAAAGAATTCATTGCTCAAAACTTACTAGTGTCAATCTATTAGACCATGTGTTTGATTGGCTTTGGAATTGATAataagttgtttttttttttaataatttctgcgtccttttttctttccaaaacaacttcaaatttatttaattttatatttttatcattgaaATTTTCAAAGGGGATTtgattcctttttatttttggtaTGTCAGCTTAATTCCATAACATTTCATAACTTACAACCAATTTCAATatgattttcaaattttaacatttataaaaaaaaattactatttaatagaAAACATTCCTAAAGTTTTAAAAGATCTACgagttaatttttatgttaatttttctattaagtactttattatttaattcttatagttttgaaaattttattaattgatttattagatttttaaaaggattattaattaattattccgtataaaaaatattttacatttttttataatgctTAATggttaaaactcatgaaaaaaattaactaatagacattttaaaatgttatgaatattttaatgcATTTCTCAAAATTTAAGTAATCAATTAGTAATTTTCAAACTTTATTTCAATATTATGTCTAGACTTTGTTATAATTTTGAGAAAAAACTAACATTATGTATCAAATAttttgattattaattaaattaaattaaattaaattataaaatcttatttaatgttcatataaaaaattttttgaaaaaaatatcaaCATGGAAATTGTGGCAGCATTGTTGaagcaactttttttttttgttgtaaaAAGATAGTTTCAGTGAATTTCAATATgtgtgtatttttttaataggtacatgcctttaattttaaataaagatataatataaaaaaatttatacttttaattttcttataattatattttttattaattaaaatttattttttaaaaattatttaatagtattATATTGTTATTTACGTATTTAAAAATCTGATGAAATTATTATATCACTTACCACATCAACACAgtacattaataaaatttaaaattaattataaaaaattttatattttatttttattataaagtcatcctatatttttattttttaccaattaaattttactatattttattaatatttgacTAAATGCAATCTACAGTTATTTATATAGTTAAAAACTTTATAAAgttattctttttaattattaaatatatttaaaattactattattattatttaatttttattaataattttataaaataataatttatcttaattttattttaattaaaatcattatcaatcaaattttttatgaatttatctaatataattactatttaatattacttttaaaattattattaagaaaataattttattaaatatattagttataaaatattaaaaaataatttaaaataatatttaacataattcaattaaaaaatattaaaaataataatttttttaaattatttttttaattgaagtaTAGTATTAAtccatattttttaaattataataatatttagagtgaattttaaaaaaattaataaaataaataatttatcaaaaaaattttatactttttagttgcaattttagttaaaattttaaattattattaattttattttaaaatttattattataatattgatATAGCctaacaattttattaatttttaatgatataaataataatagaatataattaaaatattttaaaaaaataaattttaattaaaaaaataattataacataattaaaagtataaactttttttttatcattaattctaaatagaattatatcaatttttattttatttaattttcatttaatttgcaATTCGCGAAATTGTCAAgtttattattatgattttaattctatcaaaataatattactAATTTTGAACTAAAATAgttagttattattatttttactttctgtataaatttaaagttatataattttgaaaaagctTTTAAACATTACTGgatcatttaaaaaatcaattatctcttttttttttgaaataaaaatcaattatttcaaGTTATCTTTGAAAAAAGAAATctttttttgaatatttgaaaAAGGAAATCTGATGATATGGAATTGAGATTCAAAATTAAGAATAAGGAATTAATGCAGGTCAAACATTAGACCCGACAATACGAGTTGTTATCGCGAAATGCCCAAAAAGCCCTTATCATTGGCTCTATAACGAAGTAAACATTAGCAGCACAATAGCTTGTGACCTAGAACTACAACTGCAACATCGACTCTGTAAAATGCGAACCCCCccgccccccccccccccccccccccattaATCTAATCTCAAGCTCAAGCTGAAGCTCAAGTGCAATGTCGCAAGCAGCCCATCTCGTCACTAAAAACGTCCCGGGTATTCTTTTCTTCGGTTCTATGTTCTTTGTTAAAACCTTAAACCTAATGTTCTTCTAGCTCTTATGGTTGCTTCCCGGGAAACCCAAGAGAAAATAAAGTAACTTAAAATGGGGAATTTTTTGTTGAATGTGGAGTCCCGATAATCTGTTTTTATACTTTTCTTTTCGTTTCCGGCACTACTTTGCTACCGAACGAATTTGCAGTACCTCACCGAGAGCGGGCCTAATGCTATTTTGTTTACAGTTTTgtgctcttttcttttttctttttccttttgttttttcaGCTCTAGTTGACAATTCCCAATTGGATAGAAAAGCTTAGTATAGTTGcgtttttacatttttaaatcCTCGTCCGTTTGTTCGTACGAAGTGAGGTTGCTGCCCACCAGGTATTTGATGAAATGTTTTAGGTTACGCGTAGGAATAAATGTGACTTTCGTTTGCTAGCTTTAGCTGTTATTGGCTTCTTTTTTCTACATAACTCGGGATTCACTTTTTGGTTGTTACATTGATTATATCGAATTTTTTTCCTCTTTGTTTGATTAGCTTTTTACTTGCTTGTTTCTTGTTGCTTTTGATGCTAATACTGTACTCTATCGAATCCACGTATTTGATGGCTTCTTATGAGTTGACATCTTGCTTTCTATTTTCCTTCATCTAGTATATAATGAATCTATCAATTTTAGACTTTGGCCTTGGCATTTGTATGCTCTGTGAGCATTAAAGGCTATATTATCTCATGAGTTGGCGTGATTCTTCAATCCTTATACGGCTACTCCTTATCAATAAGATATTTAATTCAGCATAAATGTGATAAGAGATGTGGTTCTTAAAACTGTGTTGCTTCTATAGCTACTCCGCATCAATAAATCTTCAATTTACCATATTTGTGATAAGAGATGTGCTTCTTAAAATTATGTTGACACTGAATTGGTGGTACTGATAAAAAATTGCATGAATGATAGTGGGGCTAGAGCTAGATGGGTCTTGGGTTTGATAAGATTTGTCTAATGAGTCCAAGTAGGTGGCTGGCGGAGAGGGATGCGTCAACATAAAACTGTAGCGGAGGCTGCATTTACAATCGCAAAATTTTGTTATGTCATTTGCAAGTGGCTAAACGGGATGAAAATCTTGTGTGCGTAGAGTAGTGGGTTTAGCCCAGTTTCTTGTTTGGCTTAATAGTAAATTGTCATTGGGATGGGCTGTGCTCCATTGTTGTAGGATGTGGAGCATCTTTGTTATGGTGACTGGTTCAATAGCATAAGAATTGTGTTGTTTCTTGCATTTAATTCACTGTTTAAGTGCTGAGAGAAGAATGGATAAAGCATACATGGGCAAGTGCGGGAATCATCTAAAGGGATTGCATTATGCGCAGAAATGAAGAAGGGGGCAGGGGTGATTCTGGTAACTGATCATTCAGCAAAATTACCTGTATTTCGCTTTTCCTATTTTGTTACAAGAGAAGTTGTTAGGCTGTATTTTGTTACGAGAGAAGTCGTTAGGCAGTGTCAAGGTATTTGTTCACTAGTAGACTCTCTTACAGTAATGTTATGTGCTTGAAATCTGCACTTTTATGCTCACCAAACAATAGATTTTGAAGTTTATGATCtcttaataatatttatgttcTTACTTCTTATGCATGGATATTTGCCCTTGTAGGTTTTGGACCTTCAGAAGGCAGGTGTGTCCCTTGTTCAAGAATTCCTGGAAAAGCGGTTGTTGCATCTCCTTGTCCTTCTCATGGTAATCATAAAATTTATTCACAGGTCAAGATTGGGTCAATAAAATATGCCTCTGGGGCAGCATCTTTTGTGTGCAGAGCGAGTTCTGGTGGTCCTAGGAGAAACCCAGACTTCTCAAAGCAAAACAAACGGGGTTTCTCCCGAAACAGGAATAGACAAAATGAAGAGAGAGACAGCTTCGAAAATCTTGATGAATCTGATATGTTAACTTCAAAAAATGGACCGTTACTTGCTCTCACAAATACATCAAAATTTCAAGCCACTGCAGCCCCAGGGCCAAGCGAGAAGGAGATTGTTGAGCTATTCAGGAAGGTACAGGCTCAGCTGCGTGAAAGAGCTGCAGTCAAAGAAGACAAAAGAGTTAATACCTCCAAAGGAAAAGGTAAGGAGAGTGAAACTGTGGATTCCCTCCTTAAGCTGCTGAGGAAACACACAAGTGCACAAGGTAAGAAAAAAGAGGGCAGTCCCGAGTTTGCTGTGGACCAGCAGGAACAGAGCGGATCAAACAGTGAGAATAAAAGCACAAGCTTCCTTAATCCTAATTACAAAGAAAGGAGTGGAGGCCTTGAACCTGATTTCTCATCTTTTACCAGACCACCATCAAATTTCCGACGCAAGTCTCCAGTTCCTCAAGTGAAATTTAAGCCCACACATTCAAATGAGGATCCTGTCAATTCCAAatcatatttgaatttaaacGGTGAGAAAAAGCAGCAGTTTGAGGTGATTCCTGATACTGCCCAGCA
This genomic interval from Manihot esculenta cultivar AM560-2 chromosome 12, M.esculenta_v8, whole genome shotgun sequence contains the following:
- the LOC110628567 gene encoding rho-N domain-containing protein 1, chloroplastic isoform X2; amino-acid sequence: MSQAAHLVTKNVPGFGPSEGRCVPCSRIPGKAVVASPCPSHGNHKIYSQVKIGSIKYASGAASFVCRASSGGPRRNPDFSKQNKRGFSRNRNRQNEERDSFENLDESDMLTSKNGPLLALTNTSKFQATAAPGPSEKEIVELFRKVQAQLRERAAVKEDKRVNTSKGKGKESETVDSLLKLLRKHTSAQGKKKEGSPEFAVDQQEQSGSNSENKSTSFLNPNYKERSGGLEPDFSSFTRPPSNFRRKSPVPQVKFKPTHSNEDPVNSKSYLNLNGEKKQQFEVIPDTAQQLELVQEEVELEFEPEPAFSFPDGDVLDELSGGEYSDINNIDADTDKQPEVEHEDLNSLKLTELRTIAKSRGVKGFSRMKKGELVELLTGSSI
- the LOC110628567 gene encoding rho-N domain-containing protein 1, chloroplastic isoform X3, which gives rise to MRRNEEGGRGDSGFGPSEGRCVPCSRIPGKAVVASPCPSHGNHKIYSQVKIGSIKYASGAASFVCRASSGGPRRNPDFSKQNKRGFSRNRNRQNEERDSFENLDESDMLTSKNGPLLALTNTSKFQATAAPGPSEKEIVELFRKVQAQLRERAAVKEDKRVNTSKGKGKESETVDSLLKLLRKHTSAQGKKKEGSPEFAVDQQEQSGSNSENKSTSFLNPNYKERSGGLEPDFSSFTRPPSNFRRKSPVPQVKFKPTHSNEDPVNSKSYLNLNGEKKQQFEVIPDTAQQLELVQEEVELEFEPEPAFSFPDGDVLDELSGGEYSDINNIDADTDKQPEVEHEDLNSLKLTELRTIAKSRGVKGFSRMKKGELVELLTGSSI
- the LOC110628567 gene encoding rho-N domain-containing protein 1, chloroplastic isoform X1 — encoded protein: MKKGAGVILVTDHSAKLPVFRFSYFVTREVVRLYFVTREVVRQCQGFGPSEGRCVPCSRIPGKAVVASPCPSHGNHKIYSQVKIGSIKYASGAASFVCRASSGGPRRNPDFSKQNKRGFSRNRNRQNEERDSFENLDESDMLTSKNGPLLALTNTSKFQATAAPGPSEKEIVELFRKVQAQLRERAAVKEDKRVNTSKGKGKESETVDSLLKLLRKHTSAQGKKKEGSPEFAVDQQEQSGSNSENKSTSFLNPNYKERSGGLEPDFSSFTRPPSNFRRKSPVPQVKFKPTHSNEDPVNSKSYLNLNGEKKQQFEVIPDTAQQLELVQEEVELEFEPEPAFSFPDGDVLDELSGGEYSDINNIDADTDKQPEVEHEDLNSLKLTELRTIAKSRGVKGFSRMKKGELVELLTGSSI